One genomic segment of Pedobacter endophyticus includes these proteins:
- the tamL gene encoding translocation and assembly module lipoprotein TamL, translated as MKAYQYLINIKLKSTAILLLIIVLMQACSSTKYIADYQSIVKKVTIDSIDGKFEEQAYNYVQKDIRPASKLSINVPLYNFFNTKDGRYKTSDIKPFGTPPAILDSTLVEISRTQIEKFLKSKGYFQAKVTSDIKVEDKKAEIKFKANPGPAYFIDKLSDSIPNQNIKKLYEQNKPGITHLHKGMQYDEDSLTYEREQIYRVMKENGYFYFLRPYVNFDVYGAEASSKTNKIDLNLNVTDPANGPHKQFYIGYTHLLIAPSPDGLPDSARYKLSKDTLNGIIYTDFSRRYRRNPIVRYDFLKQGELYDIRKENLTYDRLYELNIFKNVKIDYYRRDSTSNKINTIILLTPQKVMSNRIEGEVPFNGGTVGFDLSNTYTNNNLFRGAERFELQVKGGLRSRIGNGTSPFKDIYQRDFSVSASITVPRLLIPFYNPTLGKNGMPHTTFSSSYIYALQKDVTVRRIFINSVTYDWSETKSKLHSFTPLNFEYRFGNLEEGIDTTVLANNLYYAALLARKDITVGMKYYYTLNANKLNDLRSFVYLRAGTEIAGNLLQGVSKLTGSNSDAANGNPAKILGLPFNQYIRPEVDIRWYKHLGGDKQFIARLNMGLAYAYGNSFLSGIPLDKLFFAGGSSGVRAWQARTLGPGNYNREVLNEKQRQSFFGLDQLGEMRIESNLEYRFTLTKKFFGATLKGAAFVDAGNVWNVTKISAMDGATPFDNEKIVFKLSKLAQQVAIGTGLGLRYDVQYFVFRFDVGLKLKDPQFSGSDQWVISKFLSGGKQFRNDFNATHSPDTYRFIQYNFGIGMPF; from the coding sequence TTGAAAGCATACCAATACTTGATAAATATTAAACTGAAAAGCACTGCAATATTACTATTAATTATTGTTTTAATGCAGGCTTGCTCATCAACTAAATATATTGCCGACTATCAATCGATCGTAAAAAAAGTTACTATAGACAGTATCGACGGCAAATTTGAGGAACAAGCCTATAATTATGTTCAGAAAGACATTCGTCCGGCCTCGAAACTAAGTATCAACGTACCTTTGTATAATTTCTTTAATACAAAGGATGGCCGATATAAAACGAGCGATATTAAGCCATTTGGTACGCCGCCTGCAATTTTAGATAGTACTTTGGTTGAGATTTCGAGAACGCAGATAGAAAAGTTCTTAAAGAGCAAGGGTTATTTTCAGGCCAAGGTAACATCAGATATTAAGGTTGAAGACAAGAAGGCAGAAATCAAGTTTAAGGCAAACCCCGGCCCGGCTTATTTCATCGACAAATTAAGTGATTCTATTCCCAACCAAAACATTAAAAAGCTTTATGAGCAAAATAAACCTGGCATAACGCATTTGCATAAAGGGATGCAGTACGATGAGGATTCGCTGACGTACGAGCGGGAACAGATTTATCGCGTAATGAAGGAGAACGGCTACTTCTATTTTTTAAGGCCGTATGTAAACTTTGATGTTTATGGCGCCGAGGCGAGTTCGAAAACCAACAAGATCGATTTGAACCTGAATGTTACCGATCCCGCGAATGGCCCACATAAGCAATTCTATATTGGCTATACCCATTTATTAATTGCGCCAAGTCCGGATGGTTTGCCAGATTCTGCACGGTACAAATTAAGCAAGGATACGCTTAACGGCATCATTTACACTGATTTTTCTAGGCGCTACAGGCGAAACCCAATCGTACGCTATGATTTTTTAAAGCAAGGTGAACTTTACGATATTAGAAAGGAAAACTTAACTTACGATAGGCTGTATGAGCTCAACATTTTTAAAAATGTAAAGATAGATTACTACCGGAGAGACAGTACATCAAATAAAATAAACACGATTATTTTGTTGACACCTCAAAAGGTGATGAGTAACCGTATTGAAGGCGAGGTGCCGTTTAATGGGGGTACGGTTGGGTTCGATTTAAGTAATACTTACACGAATAATAATTTATTTAGAGGTGCAGAACGGTTTGAGCTTCAGGTTAAGGGCGGACTGCGATCGAGAATAGGAAATGGGACGTCACCTTTCAAGGATATTTATCAACGCGATTTCTCGGTAAGTGCAAGCATTACGGTTCCTCGTTTATTGATTCCGTTTTACAACCCAACTTTGGGAAAGAACGGGATGCCACATACCACTTTTTCATCGAGTTACATCTACGCCCTGCAGAAAGATGTTACAGTGAGGCGAATTTTCATTAATTCGGTTACTTACGATTGGTCTGAAACCAAATCCAAGTTGCATTCATTTACGCCCTTAAACTTCGAATATCGGTTTGGTAATCTCGAAGAAGGCATCGATACCACTGTGCTGGCAAACAATTTGTATTATGCTGCCTTATTAGCCAGAAAGGATATTACGGTGGGCATGAAGTATTATTATACTTTAAATGCGAACAAACTAAACGATTTGAGAAGTTTTGTTTATTTAAGGGCGGGCACCGAAATAGCGGGTAACCTGCTACAAGGTGTATCTAAATTAACGGGCTCTAATAGTGATGCTGCAAACGGTAATCCTGCGAAAATTTTAGGATTGCCTTTCAATCAGTATATCAGACCAGAAGTAGATATCAGATGGTATAAGCACCTCGGCGGCGATAAACAGTTTATTGCCCGCTTAAATATGGGTCTGGCTTACGCCTATGGCAATTCTTTTTTATCTGGCATTCCGCTCGATAAATTGTTTTTCGCCGGCGGATCTAGTGGTGTAAGGGCATGGCAGGCACGTACACTTGGCCCCGGAAATTATAACCGGGAAGTACTGAATGAGAAGCAACGACAAAGCTTCTTCGGTTTAGATCAGCTTGGAGAGATGCGCATTGAGAGTAACCTTGAATATCGGTTTACGCTGACCAAGAAATTTTTTGGCGCAACGCTAAAAGGTGCTGCGTTTGTTGATGCCGGTAACGTTTGGAACGTAACTAAAATATCGGCAATGGATGGTGCAACACCCTTTGACAATGAAAAGATAGTTTTTAAGCTCAGCAAACTGGCGCAACAAGTGGCCATTGGTACAGGTTTAGGGCTCAGATATGATGTGCAGTATTTTGTTTTCAGGTTTGATGTGGGCTTAAAGCTTAAAGATCCGCAGTTTTCAGGTTCAGACCAATGGGTGATTAGTAAGTTTTTATCTGGTGGAAAGCAGTTTAGAAACGACTTTAACGCCACACATTCGCCCGATACTTACCGATTTATTCAGTATAACTTTGGTATCGGTATGCCTTTTTAA
- a CDS encoding TrmH family RNA methyltransferase — protein MLSKSQISFIKSLHQKKYRKEHGLFLVEGIKSITEFIKSSYQIHSVFYNSEQAHLLPELSANINLFEVNNVELGKISTLQTPQGFLAVINIPKNKKLEHNELRNQFTLVLDGVQDPGNMGTIIRTADWFGFKKIICSDDCVEVFNPKTVQATMGSLARVEIYTGDLAAILSKSNIPVFGALLNGESIYNVDWGNEGFVILGNEGKGITPAVIEKVNKPVTIPRVGEAESLNVAVSAAIFCAELVRVKN, from the coding sequence ATGCTTTCAAAGTCTCAGATTAGTTTTATTAAGTCGTTACATCAAAAAAAATATCGCAAGGAACATGGTTTATTTTTGGTTGAGGGCATAAAATCAATTACCGAATTTATTAAGTCAAGCTACCAAATCCATTCCGTTTTCTACAACAGCGAACAAGCGCATTTGTTACCCGAATTGTCCGCAAATATAAACTTATTTGAAGTAAACAACGTTGAATTAGGTAAGATTAGTACTTTACAAACGCCGCAAGGCTTTTTAGCGGTGATTAACATCCCGAAAAATAAAAAATTGGAGCACAATGAATTAAGAAATCAATTTACGCTGGTTTTAGATGGTGTGCAAGATCCGGGCAATATGGGCACCATTATAAGAACGGCAGACTGGTTTGGCTTTAAAAAAATCATCTGCTCTGACGATTGTGTTGAGGTATTTAACCCCAAAACGGTTCAGGCTACGATGGGCTCGCTGGCAAGGGTAGAAATTTATACCGGCGATTTGGCTGCGATTTTAAGTAAGAGCAACATTCCCGTTTTCGGGGCGCTGTTAAACGGCGAATCTATTTATAATGTTGATTGGGGCAACGAGGGCTTCGTTATTTTGGGTAACGAGGGAAAAGGAATAACCCCGGCGGTTATCGAAAAAGTGAACAAGCCGGTTACCATACCGCGGGTTGGTGAGGCCGAGTCGTTAAATGTGGCTGTAAGCGCCGCAATCTTTTGTGCTGAACTGGTGAGAGTTAAAAATTAA
- a CDS encoding spore protein, whose translation MAVTRLKRKDRRNKNTAHQEVAFLKRATNIELGSRSAQPKNDQLAKNNAVLASLAK comes from the coding sequence ATGGCAGTTACCAGATTAAAAAGAAAAGACAGAAGAAATAAAAATACAGCTCACCAAGAGGTGGCATTTTTAAAAAGAGCAACTAACATTGAGTTAGGAAGCCGCTCTGCTCAACCTAAAAACGATCAATTAGCTAAAAACAACGCTGTTTTAGCTAGTTTAGCAAAATAG
- the hscA gene encoding Fe-S protein assembly chaperone HscA — MAKISINLATGSLQKEEIIVGIDLGTTNSLVAFINPDKNPQVINDAGKGVLVPSIVYFNGQSEAIIGNEAKEFLTTDPANTIFSVKRLLGRSYKDVAEHKDIFSYKVIDDDTDALVKIQAGNRFYTPIELSAEILKELKARAEHALKTPVNRAVITVPAYFNDSQRQATRDAGKLAGLDVMRIVNEPTAASLAYGIGLDPTQQKTIAVYDLGGGTFDVSILQIQNGIFEVLATNGNTYLGGDDFDRAILSYWMEKNNLDKAEVAQNTVLMQTLRLQAEAAKKALSSQNLYNEQVGEIWCTLDKQTFEQLISEKVQETITACKNALKDAELTVADIDEVILVGGSTRTPFVKQSVENFFGKKPQDNINPDEVVALGAAIQADVLAGNRSDILLLDVTPLSLGIETMGGLMDVIIARNSKVPTKAGRQYTTSIDGQVNMKISVYQGERDLVKENRKLAEFDLKGIPAMPAGLPKVDINFLLNADGILTVQAIELRSGVKQEIEITPSYGLSDDTVEKMLIDSITNAKSDVEQRMLIEARSEGEQLRYTAERFIEKHAQHLTEQEITETKAHIEALKTALTSQEKDTILKKADELNEFTRPFAERVMDAAISTAMKGKKID; from the coding sequence ATGGCAAAAATATCCATCAACCTGGCCACGGGCTCACTGCAAAAAGAAGAAATAATAGTCGGTATCGACTTAGGCACAACCAATAGTTTGGTAGCGTTTATTAACCCTGATAAAAACCCTCAGGTGATTAACGACGCTGGTAAAGGTGTGCTGGTTCCTTCCATCGTGTATTTCAACGGCCAAAGCGAAGCCATTATTGGTAACGAGGCGAAAGAATTTTTGACCACAGATCCGGCAAATACCATCTTTTCGGTGAAACGATTGCTCGGTCGTTCTTACAAGGATGTTGCCGAACATAAAGATATCTTTTCTTATAAAGTTATTGATGATGATACCGATGCCCTTGTTAAAATTCAGGCAGGGAATCGCTTTTATACGCCGATTGAGTTATCGGCAGAAATATTAAAGGAGTTGAAAGCAAGGGCCGAACATGCGCTTAAAACTCCGGTAAACAGGGCTGTAATTACTGTTCCGGCTTATTTTAACGATAGCCAGCGCCAGGCAACACGCGATGCGGGCAAACTTGCAGGCTTAGATGTAATGCGAATTGTAAACGAGCCGACTGCAGCAAGTCTGGCTTATGGAATCGGCCTCGACCCCACGCAGCAAAAAACAATTGCGGTTTACGATTTGGGCGGCGGTACTTTCGACGTTTCCATCTTGCAAATCCAAAATGGAATTTTTGAAGTGCTGGCAACAAACGGCAATACTTATTTGGGTGGCGACGATTTCGACCGTGCCATTTTGAGCTATTGGATGGAGAAGAACAATTTAGATAAGGCTGAGGTTGCCCAAAACACGGTGTTGATGCAAACATTACGTTTGCAGGCCGAAGCAGCAAAGAAAGCTTTATCTTCTCAAAATTTATACAACGAGCAGGTTGGCGAAATCTGGTGTACGTTGGATAAACAGACTTTTGAGCAGTTGATTAGCGAGAAAGTTCAGGAAACCATTACTGCCTGCAAAAATGCGTTGAAAGATGCCGAGTTAACGGTTGCCGATATTGATGAAGTGATACTGGTTGGCGGCTCTACACGTACGCCTTTTGTAAAGCAATCCGTAGAGAATTTCTTCGGCAAAAAGCCGCAGGATAACATCAATCCCGACGAAGTTGTGGCGCTTGGTGCCGCCATTCAGGCTGATGTTTTGGCCGGAAACCGCTCAGATATTTTGCTGCTTGATGTTACCCCACTCTCTTTGGGTATTGAAACCATGGGCGGTTTAATGGATGTAATTATTGCCCGCAACAGCAAGGTGCCTACAAAAGCTGGCCGTCAGTACACCACCTCGATAGATGGGCAGGTGAACATGAAGATTTCTGTTTATCAGGGCGAGCGTGACCTGGTAAAAGAGAATCGCAAACTGGCCGAGTTCGATTTAAAAGGAATTCCGGCAATGCCTGCGGGCTTGCCAAAGGTTGATATTAATTTTCTACTTAATGCCGATGGAATTTTGACCGTTCAGGCCATTGAACTACGCTCGGGTGTTAAACAGGAGATAGAAATTACGCCAAGTTACGGCCTGAGTGATGATACCGTGGAAAAAATGCTGATTGATAGCATCACCAACGCAAAAAGCGATGTGGAGCAACGCATGTTGATTGAGGCCCGCAGTGAAGGCGAACAATTGCGCTACACCGCAGAACGTTTTATTGAGAAGCATGCGCAACACCTTACCGAACAAGAAATTACCGAAACCAAAGCGCACATCGAAGCGCTAAAAACTGCTTTGACATCGCAGGAAAAAGATACCATTTTAAAGAAAGCAGACGAATTGAACGAATTTACCCGCCCCTTTGCCGAACGCGTAATGGATGCGGCAATTTCTACAGCAATGAAAGGCAAGAAAATAGATTAA
- a CDS encoding Atu2307/SP_0267 family LLM class monooxygenase: protein MELGIGMFGDLQIDAKGEIQPAKQRLQEIIEEIKLMDEVGLDFYGIGEHHRPDYAVSSPEIILAAAATVTKNIKLSSAVSVLSSSDPVKLYQNFATIDLISNGRAELMAGRGSFIESFPLFGYKLSDYDELYEEKLELLLKINKEPKITWKGKFRPELANQEILPRAVDNNLKIWVAVGGTPESVERAGRLGLPVMFAIIGGQPVQFKPLFDYYKKVYEAYGHDMNKFEVGVHMHSLFGENSEEVSDYYFPLYSAQMNRIGATRGWPPFQRNQFEAGRGSNGALIIGDANEAVNKILALEETFGLTRFSAHMDVGGPSHAAMMKTIEIFGTQIAPKVRKALEK, encoded by the coding sequence ATGGAATTAGGTATCGGCATGTTCGGCGATTTGCAGATTGATGCAAAAGGCGAAATTCAACCCGCAAAGCAAAGGCTACAAGAAATTATTGAAGAAATTAAATTGATGGATGAAGTCGGTTTAGATTTCTACGGAATTGGCGAGCATCACCGTCCTGATTATGCCGTTTCGAGTCCCGAAATTATTTTAGCGGCCGCAGCAACTGTTACCAAAAACATTAAATTGAGCAGTGCAGTTTCTGTATTAAGCTCTTCAGATCCTGTAAAACTTTATCAAAACTTCGCAACAATAGATTTAATCTCGAATGGAAGGGCCGAGTTAATGGCGGGCAGAGGAAGCTTTATCGAATCGTTCCCCCTATTTGGCTACAAACTCAGCGATTATGATGAGCTTTATGAAGAAAAATTAGAATTACTTTTAAAAATCAACAAGGAACCTAAAATAACATGGAAAGGTAAATTCCGCCCGGAGTTGGCTAACCAGGAGATTTTGCCACGTGCGGTCGACAATAATCTAAAGATCTGGGTGGCCGTTGGCGGTACACCAGAATCTGTAGAAAGAGCCGGAAGATTAGGTTTGCCGGTGATGTTTGCCATTATTGGCGGTCAACCAGTTCAATTTAAGCCGCTGTTCGACTATTATAAAAAAGTTTACGAGGCTTACGGCCACGACATGAATAAATTCGAGGTTGGCGTACACATGCATTCGTTATTTGGCGAAAACAGTGAGGAGGTTTCTGACTATTATTTTCCGCTATACTCCGCTCAAATGAATAGAATTGGTGCAACCCGTGGTTGGCCCCCATTCCAACGGAACCAATTTGAGGCCGGAAGAGGTAGCAACGGCGCTTTAATTATTGGTGACGCAAATGAAGCTGTGAATAAGATTTTAGCATTGGAAGAAACTTTCGGTTTAACGCGTTTCTCGGCACACATGGATGTTGGCGGACCGTCTCACGCAGCCATGATGAAAACGATAGAAATCTTCGGAACGCAGATTGCACCAAAGGTTAGAAAAGCGCTGGAAAAATGA
- a CDS encoding DUF4395 domain-containing protein, with protein MELSCPVSAERINENAVRIIALMVALIAIACILFSNYWAMLFLIFDFAMRAFNSGKYSFLKFIALKVTKALNLKPKMTDMAPKKFAAIMGFAFCILIIATSTFSFFTAAFILTSVLIVFALLESLFGVCVGCYVYTFINLSKRNH; from the coding sequence ATGGAATTATCTTGCCCAGTTTCAGCTGAAAGGATTAATGAAAACGCCGTGCGAATCATCGCCCTCATGGTTGCTTTGATAGCTATCGCTTGTATTTTATTCTCCAACTATTGGGCAATGTTATTTTTGATTTTCGATTTTGCTATGCGAGCATTCAACTCAGGAAAATATAGTTTCTTGAAGTTTATTGCACTTAAAGTTACAAAAGCCCTGAATTTGAAGCCGAAGATGACCGATATGGCGCCTAAAAAATTTGCTGCAATAATGGGATTTGCTTTTTGTATTCTAATTATCGCAACATCTACATTCAGCTTTTTCACTGCAGCATTTATCCTCACTTCAGTACTGATCGTTTTTGCACTACTCGAAAGCTTATTCGGGGTTTGTGTTGGTTGTTACGTTTACACGTTTATAAATCTTAGTAAGAGAAATCACTAA
- a CDS encoding zinc dependent phospholipase C family protein, protein MKRLTILIALIIPTILCTSWGFFAHQKINNLAVFTLPTGMISFYKKNIKYITEHAVDPDKRRYADTLEAPRHYLDVENYETHIDSIPEKYNDAVAKYGLKRLSANGIVPWQIQRTYYSLVKAFKTRDSIKILKYSADLGHYIGDAHVPLHTTNNHNGQLTNQVGIHAFWESRLPELFSVKYNFVVGKANYIENPLKEAWKIVKHTHSLVDTVLTFEAQLSASFPSDKKFSFSERNNAVLKQYSVAYAKAYHDKMNSMVEKQMRSSILAIGSFWYSAWVDAGQPDLKNLIKIDLEPDDKIMNEDTEKKFETGALIGREI, encoded by the coding sequence ATGAAAAGATTAACGATTTTAATTGCGTTAATCATCCCAACAATCCTTTGCACATCGTGGGGATTTTTTGCACACCAAAAAATCAACAATCTGGCAGTTTTTACATTGCCGACCGGCATGATCAGTTTCTATAAAAAGAACATCAAGTACATCACCGAACATGCTGTCGACCCTGATAAACGCCGTTACGCCGATACTTTGGAAGCGCCAAGGCATTACCTTGATGTTGAAAATTATGAAACACATATCGATAGTATTCCGGAGAAATACAATGATGCTGTAGCTAAATATGGCTTGAAGCGTTTGAGTGCAAATGGCATTGTACCATGGCAAATTCAACGAACTTATTATAGCCTGGTTAAAGCGTTTAAAACGAGAGATTCGATTAAGATTTTAAAATATTCGGCCGATCTGGGGCACTACATCGGCGATGCCCATGTACCGCTGCACACCACCAATAACCACAACGGGCAACTAACCAATCAGGTTGGCATCCATGCTTTTTGGGAGAGCCGCTTGCCTGAGCTTTTCTCCGTTAAATATAACTTTGTTGTGGGTAAGGCCAACTATATCGAAAATCCATTAAAAGAGGCCTGGAAAATAGTGAAGCATACGCATAGTTTGGTAGATACCGTTTTAACTTTCGAGGCACAGCTATCAGCCTCCTTTCCATCTGATAAGAAATTCAGCTTCAGCGAAAGAAATAACGCCGTTTTAAAGCAATATTCGGTGGCTTATGCCAAGGCTTATCATGATAAGATGAACAGTATGGTAGAAAAACAAATGCGAAGCTCAATCTTGGCAATCGGATCGTTCTGGTATTCTGCATGGGTTGATGCAGGACAGCCTGATTTGAAAAACCTGATCAAGATTGATTTGGAACCAGACGATAAAATAATGAATGAGGATACCGAGAAAAAATTCGAGACCGGAGCACTAATCGGACGAGAGATTTAG
- a CDS encoding DedA family protein, translating to MEILQQLWDFIAHIDVHLAEIIRDYQTWTYLILFLIIFAETGFVVTPFLPGDSLLFAAGALIAGGNTGLNIWLMLFILVVAAITGNTLNYKLGTVLGSGVFKEDNKILKLKYYHQSHEFFEKHGGKAIMLSRFLPIFRTIAPFVAGIAKMPFGRFTYYNVLGGLAWIFSLLVGGWLLGNIPIIKNNFEIVILTIATVTFVPAIWAAIKSRLQPKKIEEIIEGEDSK from the coding sequence TTGGAAATACTACAGCAACTCTGGGATTTTATTGCCCACATAGATGTTCATTTAGCCGAAATCATTCGCGATTACCAAACTTGGACTTACCTCATTTTATTCTTGATTATTTTTGCTGAGACGGGCTTCGTTGTTACGCCGTTTTTACCAGGTGATTCTTTGTTGTTTGCTGCTGGCGCTTTAATTGCAGGCGGAAACACGGGCTTGAATATCTGGTTAATGCTTTTTATTTTAGTTGTAGCCGCTATTACAGGCAACACGCTCAATTATAAACTGGGTACGGTGCTGGGCTCGGGCGTATTTAAAGAAGATAACAAGATATTGAAGCTTAAGTATTATCATCAATCTCACGAGTTTTTCGAAAAACATGGTGGCAAAGCCATTATGCTAAGCAGATTTTTGCCAATTTTCAGAACAATTGCGCCATTTGTTGCAGGTATTGCTAAAATGCCATTTGGCCGTTTTACATATTATAATGTTTTAGGCGGGCTTGCCTGGATTTTCTCTTTGTTAGTTGGAGGCTGGTTGTTGGGCAACATTCCGATCATCAAGAATAACTTCGAAATCGTGATCTTAACCATCGCTACGGTAACGTTCGTACCAGCGATATGGGCTGCGATTAAGAGTCGTTTACAACCAAAAAAGATTGAAGAAATAATCGAAGGAGAGGATTCGAAATAG
- a CDS encoding DUF4397 domain-containing protein, producing MKNPKIFTKIFILSFFILIVSSCIKNDGTIIGDAKVRIFNTVISDTARNFFFNNGLFAGATGQSALSTGANSAYFVVVADRDYSVDARNSITGVSNSAVDYNFGLGKNYSIFYTKADNLPTTKPQLIVYEDLVRPNANMAQIKFINMGYTLGSDVMITDRGGNYKETIGRGKFTEYLKISDVDTNAATIFLNLVDSVGVVDSISYKGLAKGKVYTVIIEGTSRGKLKERLVANN from the coding sequence ATGAAGAACCCAAAGATATTTACCAAAATATTTATTTTATCTTTCTTCATTCTGATCGTTAGTTCATGTATCAAGAATGATGGGACTATCATCGGCGATGCAAAAGTACGGATCTTCAATACTGTGATATCTGATACCGCAAGAAATTTCTTCTTCAACAACGGTTTGTTTGCAGGTGCAACCGGTCAAAGCGCATTATCAACGGGCGCAAATTCGGCTTATTTTGTGGTGGTTGCCGATCGTGATTACTCCGTTGATGCCAGAAACAGCATAACAGGGGTTTCGAACAGTGCTGTAGATTATAACTTTGGTCTGGGCAAAAATTATTCTATTTTTTATACAAAGGCAGATAATTTACCTACCACAAAACCGCAATTGATTGTTTATGAGGATTTGGTAAGGCCAAACGCAAACATGGCTCAAATTAAGTTCATTAATATGGGCTATACCTTGGGGTCTGACGTAATGATAACCGATAGAGGTGGCAACTATAAGGAAACTATCGGCCGTGGGAAATTTACAGAATACCTTAAAATCAGTGACGTTGACACTAACGCGGCAACGATTTTTTTAAACCTTGTCGATTCTGTTGGCGTTGTCGATTCCATCTCATATAAAGGTCTCGCAAAGGGAAAAGTGTATACCGTAATCATCGAGGGAACGAGCCGGGGCAAGCTGAAAGAGCGCCTCGTAGCAAACAATTAA
- the dnaN gene encoding DNA polymerase III subunit beta yields MRFIVSTSTLLKHLQTVNGASSSSTVLPILENFLFEIKEGNLTISATDLQTSMTTALAVESKEEGKVAVPSKILLDTLKTLPDQPIAFNIDDSTFAIEISAGDGKYKLSGENGDDFPKIPVVENASSVNLPASVLTEAITKTIFAVSNDELRPAMTGVFCQLSPQHITFVATDAHKLVRYRRMDSKADKATSFILPKKALTLLKAALPSTDINVSVDYNATSAFFKFENINLVCRLIDERYPDYEAVIPQNNPNKLIIDRGLFLNTLRRVVIFANKTTHQVRLKISGSELNISSEDLDFANEAHERLSCQYDGEDLEIGFNARFLIEMLTNLSGDEVTLELSTPNRAGLLIPQTNDENEDVLMLVMPVMLNNSY; encoded by the coding sequence ATGAGATTTATTGTATCCACATCAACCTTATTAAAACATTTACAAACCGTAAATGGTGCCTCTAGCAGCAGTACGGTTTTACCTATACTAGAAAATTTTCTTTTTGAGATTAAGGAGGGAAACCTAACGATTTCTGCTACCGATTTACAAACGAGCATGACTACTGCGCTGGCGGTAGAATCAAAGGAAGAAGGCAAAGTGGCTGTTCCATCAAAAATTTTGTTAGATACACTTAAAACCTTACCCGATCAGCCGATAGCGTTTAATATAGATGATTCTACATTTGCAATCGAAATTAGTGCCGGAGACGGAAAATATAAATTAAGTGGCGAAAACGGAGACGATTTTCCAAAGATTCCAGTTGTTGAAAATGCATCTTCAGTAAACTTGCCAGCGTCGGTTTTAACTGAGGCGATTACGAAAACCATTTTTGCGGTAAGTAACGATGAGTTGCGACCAGCAATGACGGGCGTATTTTGCCAGTTATCTCCACAACACATTACTTTTGTAGCTACAGATGCCCACAAGTTGGTGCGTTACCGCCGAATGGATAGCAAAGCTGATAAGGCCACTTCATTTATTCTACCTAAAAAGGCTTTAACGCTTTTAAAAGCGGCTTTACCATCAACTGATATCAATGTTTCGGTCGATTACAATGCAACAAGCGCATTTTTTAAGTTTGAAAATATCAATTTGGTATGTCGTTTAATAGATGAACGCTACCCTGATTATGAAGCGGTAATTCCTCAAAATAATCCAAATAAGTTGATTATCGATAGAGGTTTGTTTTTAAATACGTTACGTCGTGTAGTAATTTTTGCGAACAAAACCACGCATCAGGTTAGATTAAAAATCAGCGGAAGTGAACTCAATATTTCTTCTGAGGATTTAGATTTCGCTAATGAGGCGCATGAGCGTTTGAGCTGCCAATACGATGGTGAAGACCTGGAAATTGGCTTCAACGCACGCTTTTTGATCGAAATGCTAACTAATTTAAGCGGCGATGAAGTGACTTTAGAGCTGTCTACGCCAAACCGTGCAGGACTTTTGATTCCTCAAACCAATGATGAAAATGAAGATGTGCTGATGTTGGTGATGCCGGTAATGCTAAATAATAGCTATTAA